The Streptococcus sp. DTU_2020_1001019_1_SI_AUS_MUR_006 sequence ATTGGAGGAACAGATGCAAGTAATTCTACCAGATGAAGAGGTTCAAAAAATTCAGCACCTACTCGCTGAACTAATCCAGAAAGAAATTGAGAAGAAGTTGCTCAATAGTAACCTTGGAAGCCCATTTTTAAACAAACAGCAGGCTTGCCACTACTTGGGTATCTCAAACAATACACTAGATAGTTGGATCAAACGAGGACTGCCTACAATAAAAA is a genomic window containing:
- a CDS encoding helix-turn-helix domain-containing protein, translating into MQVILPDEEVQKIQHLLAELIQKEIEKKLLNSNLGSPFLNKQQACHYLGISNNTLDSWIKRGLPTIKIGKTIRFNKEDINSWLYSQN